A window from Bdellovibrionales bacterium encodes these proteins:
- a CDS encoding protease — protein MKNLMTAVAALVLLAAAPSANAISLRFKFKTFSSGPNIYACNAGIAAPALSKQVCYKEGTKETCNASQACTDTAQNCNTRCVCTSTNGGDWLMNYGKATYGTWKDNGTPVSYNSTPTSFSAHSQVDGWAQLFPSDVDSWGKQIKELSFNLGSELYGAAYFVDICYRGPQIEYKEDGVASNFSLTAQTTATDFFTNIPVGDDRSGANGNDFQIPGTVDGMKYTDLADLKVISYVGCDFQGKGNFQWARNNAGRYNTTDNEADFNLAASGELNGLKLPVSNKEGSSSFWSSDLKKINADGGALISNLYITNNSLLAPRFCKVRYVFVENDANKSTPNLRKWQRHGAEMCTWTDIVEGVQN, from the coding sequence ATGAAAAATTTGATGACTGCTGTAGCAGCTCTAGTACTACTAGCTGCAGCTCCATCTGCAAACGCGATTTCATTGCGTTTCAAGTTCAAAACGTTCAGCTCTGGACCAAACATCTACGCATGTAATGCGGGGATCGCGGCTCCAGCTTTGTCAAAACAAGTGTGCTACAAAGAAGGCACTAAAGAGACTTGTAATGCCTCTCAAGCTTGTACTGACACAGCTCAAAACTGTAACACTCGTTGCGTTTGTACTTCTACAAACGGCGGTGATTGGTTGATGAACTACGGTAAAGCAACTTATGGTACTTGGAAAGACAACGGAACTCCTGTTAGCTATAACAGCACTCCGACTTCTTTCTCTGCTCACTCACAAGTTGACGGTTGGGCACAACTTTTCCCAAGTGACGTAGATTCTTGGGGCAAACAAATCAAAGAATTGTCTTTCAACTTGGGTTCTGAGCTCTACGGCGCAGCCTACTTCGTTGATATCTGCTACCGTGGTCCTCAAATTGAGTACAAAGAAGACGGCGTAGCTTCTAACTTCTCTTTGACGGCTCAAACGACTGCAACTGACTTCTTCACAAACATCCCAGTTGGTGACGATCGTTCAGGCGCTAACGGCAACGACTTCCAAATCCCTGGAACAGTTGACGGCATGAAATACACTGACTTGGCTGATTTGAAAGTGATCTCTTACGTTGGTTGTGATTTCCAAGGTAAAGGCAACTTCCAATGGGCTCGCAACAATGCGGGTCGTTACAACACGACTGACAACGAAGCAGACTTCAACTTGGCAGCGTCTGGTGAATTGAACGGTTTGAAACTTCCAGTTTCTAACAAAGAAGGATCTTCTTCCTTCTGGTCTTCTGATTTGAAAAAAATCAACGCAGACGGCGGCGCTTTGATCTCTAACCTTTACATCACTAACAACTCTTTGCTCGCTCCACGCTTCTGCAAAGTTCGTTACGTATTCGTAGAGAACGACGCTAACAAATCAACTCCGAACTTGCGCAAATGGCAACGTCACGGCGCTGAAATGTGTACTTGGACTGACATCGTAGAAGGCGTTCAAAACTAG
- the msrA gene encoding peptide-methionine (S)-S-oxide reductase MsrA → MSYLKILAKIGLFSAVMTALTVMAAAPGGKTAKPAEPAKSQTQTAVLAAGCFWGVEEFFRKTPGVVSTQVGYTGGDQANPTYPQVGSGRTGHAESVKIEYDPAKISYEDLLKLFFRMHDPTTLNRQGNDVGTQYRSEIFYTTEDQKKTAEKVMKLVDDSKKWKAPLTTKLEAAKTFYPAEEYHQKYLVKNPGGYDNHFLRQFSF, encoded by the coding sequence ATGTCTTACTTAAAGATCTTGGCGAAAATCGGTTTATTCTCGGCTGTGATGACAGCACTGACGGTGATGGCGGCGGCGCCTGGGGGAAAAACAGCAAAACCGGCGGAGCCTGCAAAATCTCAGACTCAAACCGCCGTCTTGGCGGCAGGTTGTTTCTGGGGAGTGGAAGAGTTCTTTCGCAAGACTCCGGGGGTAGTCAGTACGCAAGTGGGTTACACCGGCGGCGATCAAGCCAATCCCACATATCCTCAAGTCGGCAGCGGCCGAACGGGTCACGCGGAATCGGTCAAGATTGAATACGATCCTGCTAAAATCAGCTATGAAGATCTGTTGAAGCTTTTCTTCCGTATGCATGACCCAACGACGTTGAACCGTCAGGGAAATGACGTCGGTACTCAGTACCGTTCTGAAATCTTCTATACTACTGAGGATCAAAAGAAGACGGCCGAAAAAGTCATGAAACTCGTCGATGACTCAAAGAAATGGAAAGCGCCACTAACGACTAAATTGGAAGCGGCTAAAACGTTTTATCCGGCTGAAGAGTACCATCAGAAATACCTGGTTAAGAATCCAGGCGGGTACGACAATCACTTCCTCAGGCAGTTTAGTTTCTAG
- a CDS encoding DUF1109 domain-containing protein — protein sequence MKTDDLISQLTKNLQPVRSPEKPLTFALKWGVGSLVLIVLVILSLRPRVDLMQSLQHFDTWAQLGAFSLLFFASLGLVSWSSSPGKEGLKKYLKAVFAVLSLLALIQVVRILGLSEELMSEGLSVLGSGCAMVAMSVGTVTGAFLTWKARQGASTHPLMSGLVLGLAAVGAGGVAITLHCSSLNGMHILVWHFLLPLIVMAIVGSFVGRKILHW from the coding sequence GTGAAAACCGATGATCTGATTTCACAACTGACAAAAAATTTACAGCCCGTGCGGAGTCCTGAAAAACCCCTCACGTTTGCATTGAAATGGGGAGTTGGCAGTCTTGTTCTGATCGTGCTTGTTATTTTAAGCCTTCGTCCGCGAGTGGATCTGATGCAGAGTCTGCAGCACTTCGATACCTGGGCGCAGTTAGGAGCTTTCTCCCTCTTGTTTTTTGCGTCGCTGGGGCTCGTGTCTTGGTCTTCGTCGCCTGGTAAAGAAGGTTTAAAAAAATATCTGAAGGCAGTTTTTGCAGTTTTATCTCTGTTAGCACTGATTCAAGTGGTGCGGATTTTGGGTCTCAGTGAAGAGCTGATGTCCGAAGGCCTTTCGGTCTTAGGCTCAGGGTGTGCGATGGTCGCAATGTCCGTTGGTACTGTGACAGGGGCCTTTTTAACATGGAAAGCCCGTCAAGGCGCTAGCACTCATCCACTGATGAGCGGTTTGGTGCTGGGGCTTGCTGCCGTTGGTGCTGGTGGTGTTGCCATCACTCTTCATTGTTCGAGCCTGAATGGGATGCATATTTTGGTTTGGCATTTTTTGTTGCCGTTGATCGTGATGGCGATCGTGGGCTCGTTTGTGGGACGAAAAATTTTGCATTGGTAG
- a CDS encoding sigma-70 family RNA polymerase sigma factor: protein MKVEGAESLKQSQDEAELSRLMRSSQKGDAGDYRQLLLRIRSMLAKYIDNAFARFGFGTGSSQEDVLQEVLLAIHVKRHTYDPEQFFLPWMYAIARYKIIDYIRKNKAFSSALDIEEELEHIESMASLDLTAEVDLEKLLEILSDKQRNVLKLVKLEGLSVEEAADKTGYTVSDVKVTIHRAMKTLQEKVKEDARENR, encoded by the coding sequence ATGAAAGTCGAAGGCGCGGAAAGCCTGAAACAGTCTCAAGATGAAGCAGAGCTTTCTCGGTTGATGAGAAGTTCGCAAAAAGGCGACGCCGGTGATTACCGGCAGTTGCTGTTAAGGATTCGTAGCATGCTGGCAAAATATATCGATAACGCTTTTGCAAGATTCGGATTTGGCACGGGCAGTAGCCAAGAAGATGTTTTGCAAGAAGTATTGCTGGCGATTCATGTGAAAAGACACACGTACGATCCCGAGCAGTTCTTCCTTCCATGGATGTATGCGATCGCGAGATATAAAATCATTGATTATATCCGCAAGAACAAAGCCTTTAGTTCTGCTCTCGATATAGAGGAAGAGCTTGAACACATTGAAAGTATGGCGAGCTTGGATCTTACTGCCGAGGTTGATCTTGAAAAACTCCTAGAGATTTTATCTGATAAGCAAAGAAATGTCCTAAAGCTCGTGAAGCTAGAGGGGCTTTCTGTTGAAGAAGCCGCCGATAAAACCGGATATACGGTGAGTGATGTGAAGGTCACAATTCATCGAGCCATGAAAACTCTGCAGGAAAAAGTGAAGGAGGATGCGCGTGAAAACCGATGA
- the msrB gene encoding peptide-methionine (R)-S-oxide reductase MsrB, with product MKLSVWLLNLIALPALAINLSGYKKPSEAELKKKLTPLQFEVTQKDGTEPSFKNEYWDNHKEGLYVDVVSGEPLFSSLDKYESGTGWPSFTKPLDPKFVTTKTDRTFGMTRTEVRSAVANSHLGHLFNDGPQPLGTRYCMNSASLKFIPVADLEKAGYGEYLKLFKKK from the coding sequence ATGAAACTTAGTGTTTGGCTTTTAAACCTAATCGCCCTTCCCGCATTGGCTATCAATTTGAGCGGCTATAAAAAACCGTCCGAAGCGGAGCTCAAAAAAAAGCTCACTCCGTTGCAATTTGAAGTCACCCAAAAAGACGGCACAGAGCCCTCATTTAAAAATGAATATTGGGATAATCATAAAGAAGGACTTTATGTTGATGTTGTTTCCGGAGAACCGCTTTTTAGTTCTCTCGATAAATATGAATCAGGTACCGGCTGGCCGAGTTTTACAAAACCGCTCGATCCGAAATTTGTGACCACGAAAACCGATCGTACCTTTGGCATGACCCGCACCGAAGTTCGGAGCGCCGTCGCCAATTCCCATTTAGGACACTTATTCAATGATGGTCCTCAACCACTGGGCACGCGCTATTGCATGAATTCAGCGTCGCTTAAATTTATTCCCGTCGCGGACTTAGAAAAAGCCGGTTACGGCGAATATCTGAAACTTTTTAAAAAGAAATAA
- a CDS encoding cytochrome c biogenesis protein DipZ, which produces MTLLILSYIGGFLTILSPCILPVLPFVFAKADQPFYRSSLPLLAGMAVTFTTASLLAVLGGAWVAEANNWGRWIAMVLLAVFGLSLIFPIYLETLMAPLTKLGVKLTGHQRGPTSPGQSFVIGIATGFLWAPCAGPILGLILTGAAVQGKPSEAASFLFAYALGAGSSLALALLAGGKVFTKMKGYLKAEGYVKKILGVLVLLGVVAIAFNLDRTVLTQVARVQTETLEQHLLNMTDAGPANIGFKDEGEMPSIDGAVAWLNSPPLTNAELKGKVVLIDFWTYSCINCLRTLPYMKAWNEKYKDKGLVIIGVHTPEFAFEKDLKNVTQAAKDLGVTYPIAVDNNYTIWKAFKNQYWPAHYFVDRSGRIRHHKFGEGKYEESEKIIQELLGEEVIGKDTSLVSVNATGAQVSGQLKQAYSGETYLGYSRAENMKVTPQVVPKTAQDYKVTDKLKLNEWGVTGNWQINPQDATLMKAPGKISFRFRARDLHLVLGSATDGKEVRFKVTIDGQPPGPAHGMDIGDDGRGVVKDHRLYQLIRQPSAPNYQEKLFEIEFEDPGVQAFAFTFG; this is translated from the coding sequence ATGACGTTACTTATACTGTCTTATATCGGTGGTTTTTTAACCATCCTGAGTCCTTGCATCCTGCCGGTTCTGCCCTTCGTCTTTGCGAAGGCGGATCAGCCTTTTTATCGATCTTCGTTGCCACTTCTTGCCGGCATGGCGGTGACATTCACGACAGCATCACTGCTCGCAGTGCTTGGCGGCGCCTGGGTGGCTGAAGCCAACAACTGGGGCCGCTGGATTGCGATGGTTCTGCTGGCGGTTTTTGGCCTGTCTTTGATCTTTCCGATCTATCTTGAAACTTTAATGGCGCCACTGACTAAACTCGGTGTGAAGTTGACTGGCCATCAGCGCGGCCCGACGAGCCCCGGCCAGTCTTTCGTGATCGGCATCGCCACAGGTTTTTTGTGGGCACCGTGCGCGGGGCCGATTTTGGGTCTGATTTTAACCGGCGCCGCGGTTCAAGGAAAACCGTCTGAAGCGGCGAGCTTTCTTTTTGCCTATGCCTTGGGGGCGGGATCGTCGCTGGCGCTGGCACTTCTTGCCGGCGGAAAAGTTTTTACGAAGATGAAGGGGTATCTGAAGGCCGAAGGCTATGTTAAGAAAATCCTGGGTGTTTTAGTACTCTTAGGTGTTGTCGCCATAGCCTTTAATCTCGATCGCACGGTTCTTACGCAAGTTGCCCGTGTACAAACAGAGACTCTTGAACAGCATCTCTTGAACATGACCGATGCAGGCCCCGCCAATATCGGCTTTAAAGATGAGGGCGAAATGCCCAGCATCGATGGTGCCGTTGCGTGGTTAAACTCCCCGCCGCTAACGAATGCCGAACTCAAAGGCAAAGTGGTGCTCATCGATTTTTGGACTTACTCCTGTATTAACTGTCTGCGCACGCTGCCTTATATGAAGGCGTGGAATGAGAAATACAAAGACAAAGGATTGGTCATTATTGGCGTTCACACTCCGGAATTTGCCTTCGAGAAAGACTTGAAGAATGTCACGCAAGCGGCGAAAGATCTGGGAGTAACTTATCCTATTGCCGTTGATAACAACTACACCATCTGGAAGGCCTTCAAAAACCAGTACTGGCCGGCGCACTACTTTGTCGACCGCTCAGGCCGTATCCGCCACCATAAATTTGGCGAAGGAAAATACGAAGAGTCTGAAAAGATCATTCAAGAACTTTTGGGTGAAGAAGTGATTGGCAAAGACACGAGCTTGGTCAGCGTGAATGCCACCGGTGCGCAAGTTTCTGGGCAACTGAAACAAGCTTACTCCGGCGAAACATACCTTGGTTACAGCCGTGCCGAAAACATGAAAGTAACACCTCAAGTTGTTCCCAAAACCGCGCAGGATTACAAAGTCACTGATAAATTGAAGCTCAACGAATGGGGCGTTACCGGCAACTGGCAAATCAATCCCCAAGATGCGACTTTGATGAAAGCTCCGGGTAAAATTTCTTTCCGTTTCCGCGCGCGTGATCTGCATTTGGTTTTAGGTTCCGCCACCGACGGAAAGGAAGTCCGATTTAAAGTGACGATCGATGGTCAACCACCGGGCCCAGCTCATGGCATGGACATCGGCGATGATGGCCGCGGAGTCGTCAAAGACCACCGCTTGTACCAACTCATCCGCCAGCCAAGCGCACCGAATTATCAGGAAAAGTTGTTTGAAATCGAGTTCGAAGACCCAGGAGTCCAAGCCTTCGCATTTACATTTGGATAA
- a CDS encoding GlsB/YeaQ/YmgE family stress response membrane protein encodes MDYVYAVLNHPLTHKVLLWAALGLGVGVAAKLIIPGSEAMGWIRTILLGLAGSFLGNYLTPILFSWPAYYAFSWQGIGIGIAGATVLVLVNRVVTRS; translated from the coding sequence ATGGATTACGTTTACGCAGTTTTGAATCACCCTCTTACACATAAAGTGCTTCTTTGGGCTGCGCTCGGACTTGGTGTCGGAGTTGCCGCAAAGCTCATTATTCCTGGCAGTGAAGCCATGGGTTGGATCCGCACGATCCTCCTCGGCCTTGCCGGTTCTTTTTTAGGCAATTACCTGACGCCGATTTTGTTCAGCTGGCCTGCGTACTACGCGTTTAGCTGGCAAGGAATCGGCATCGGCATTGCGGGCGCCACAGTTTTGGTGCTCGTGAATCGCGTGGTTACAAGATCTTAA
- a CDS encoding general secretion pathway protein GspC, which translates to MAVDNKKLKKKRPAFEKWLSYLLFVFIGFVVADLLILSYRDLMLPNQTPPPRPKKVLNDNMLGRGAYNTMISRNIFSSDGVIPDALIAKGQDPNKIEEAAPVPSQLPLTLVGTLVHSNPDKSIAAIEIKGKNQTLSYTPKRNIENMATLLKVERQKIIFRNLNSNVLEYIEMKPFGNQKVAFGATAPTAPATGGGGDVKNMGDNKFTIKRADLQKYLNDLSSILMQARAVPSRDKVTGEVNGYRIVDFQPNSIFSQLGIQRMDLIKGVNGETVDTPQKAMELFNMFKNSNEIKMTVERGGRTETLQYNIQ; encoded by the coding sequence GTGGCGGTAGATAACAAGAAGTTGAAGAAAAAGCGCCCCGCTTTTGAAAAGTGGCTTTCGTACCTGCTTTTTGTGTTCATTGGTTTTGTCGTCGCCGATTTGTTGATCTTAAGTTACCGCGATTTGATGCTGCCAAACCAGACTCCCCCACCACGCCCGAAAAAAGTCTTGAACGACAACATGCTCGGCCGTGGCGCCTACAACACAATGATCTCGCGAAATATTTTTTCTTCGGACGGCGTCATTCCTGATGCTTTGATCGCCAAAGGCCAAGACCCAAACAAGATCGAAGAAGCCGCTCCGGTGCCTTCGCAATTGCCACTAACTCTTGTTGGGACCCTGGTTCACTCCAATCCAGACAAATCAATTGCAGCCATTGAAATCAAAGGCAAAAACCAGACTCTGTCTTACACGCCAAAGAGAAATATCGAAAACATGGCGACCTTGCTGAAGGTGGAACGTCAAAAAATCATCTTCCGCAATTTGAACAGCAATGTTCTTGAGTACATCGAGATGAAGCCGTTCGGTAACCAGAAAGTCGCTTTCGGAGCGACCGCCCCTACAGCTCCAGCTACGGGTGGCGGCGGCGATGTTAAAAACATGGGTGACAACAAGTTCACGATCAAGCGTGCCGACTTGCAAAAATATTTGAACGATCTTTCCAGCATTTTGATGCAGGCTCGCGCTGTTCCTTCCCGCGATAAAGTAACTGGCGAAGTGAACGGCTACCGCATCGTGGATTTCCAACCAAACAGCATTTTCTCACAATTGGGAATTCAGCGCATGGACCTCATTAAGGGTGTTAACGGCGAAACTGTCGACACTCCTCAAAAGGCCATGGAGCTCTTTAATATGTTTAAAAACTCGAATGAAATTAAAATGACTGTTGAGCGCGGTGGTCGCACTGAAACTCTTCAGTACAATATTCAGTAG
- the gspD gene encoding type II secretion system secretin GspD produces MKVKRRQKTALGIASLLTTQIALAQSFPPPPPMPSMNNFPPPPPAAAAAAGGGETTIGPSGSDKPGALSKNQQSKFAKAGLEDITNENFPETIESFDFPNVEITDVIKAISELTGKNFIIDPGVRGKITIVAPSKITVAEAYKAFLSALAINGFTVVPSGSFLKIKSARNAQRDSIETYSGAYYPNSDQMITRIIHLKHIQAEQVNRDLRILSSKDGEMSVYTATNSLILSDYGSNIDRVMKIISQLDVPGFEDQIEVIPVKYAKAKDLADLVDKIVNKGQKSTGSAPGSFSAGVPRFTRSTGGTSAQQGTSFFMAIPEDRTNSLIAMGNKAGIIRLKKLIAQLDFRPPSGGSGGVYVYYVKNGVAKNIAQTLQGVAKDAAPKPTGGGLLSPLGGNPVSQQTEIFGSDVKIQADEATNSLVITASKQDYETVLHILKQLDIARDQVFVETVIMEMANSDATNWGIGYYKYQNGAGKVGFSSNISLTDMLSPTGGTGATLGFGSGDTVTVTNPIDKSSITIPSLIGFINFIKSNTKANILSTPQVLALDNQTAEIEVGDKVPVSITSTTNAAGQITNSANFEEATIKLTIKPFISPASDTIRMEVDQKIKQLTQVAALPKNLSDNSQPLATRNIKTTLVIKNEDTAVLGGLIRDRDSETVSKVPLLGDLPIIGWLFKSRQSTKEKVNLLVFLTPKIIRNPADQKSVVDRKLAERLKYIKSQGGKDPYGEAVDRLGKKTSQVIDDNE; encoded by the coding sequence ATGAAGGTAAAAAGAAGACAGAAGACAGCGCTTGGAATTGCTTCTCTGCTCACGACTCAAATTGCACTTGCGCAGAGCTTTCCTCCGCCGCCTCCAATGCCATCCATGAATAACTTTCCACCACCTCCACCGGCAGCAGCAGCGGCTGCAGGCGGCGGCGAAACGACGATTGGCCCATCTGGTTCTGATAAGCCAGGCGCTCTGAGCAAAAATCAACAGAGCAAGTTTGCAAAAGCCGGTCTTGAAGACATCACAAACGAAAATTTCCCGGAAACGATCGAATCCTTCGACTTCCCGAACGTTGAAATCACGGATGTCATCAAAGCGATCTCGGAGCTTACTGGTAAGAACTTTATCATCGATCCGGGCGTGCGTGGTAAAATCACCATCGTTGCACCTTCTAAAATCACAGTGGCGGAAGCTTACAAAGCTTTCTTGTCAGCATTGGCTATTAATGGTTTCACGGTTGTTCCCAGCGGTAGCTTCTTAAAGATTAAATCTGCGAGAAACGCGCAACGTGACAGCATCGAGACCTACTCTGGCGCTTATTATCCGAATTCAGATCAAATGATCACCCGTATTATCCACTTGAAACACATTCAAGCGGAACAAGTGAATCGCGACCTTCGTATTTTATCGTCTAAAGACGGTGAAATGTCGGTTTATACCGCAACGAACTCTTTGATTCTTTCAGATTACGGTTCCAACATCGATCGCGTGATGAAAATCATCAGCCAGCTCGACGTTCCGGGTTTTGAAGACCAAATCGAAGTGATTCCGGTAAAGTACGCAAAAGCGAAAGACCTTGCGGATCTCGTTGATAAAATCGTGAATAAAGGCCAAAAAAGCACAGGTTCCGCACCTGGCTCTTTCTCTGCCGGCGTACCGCGCTTTACCCGTTCAACGGGTGGCACGAGCGCACAACAAGGCACTAGTTTCTTCATGGCAATTCCTGAAGACCGCACGAACTCCCTCATTGCGATGGGAAATAAAGCCGGTATTATTCGCTTGAAAAAACTCATTGCGCAATTGGACTTCCGCCCGCCTTCTGGTGGCTCTGGCGGTGTTTACGTTTACTACGTGAAAAACGGCGTTGCTAAAAATATCGCGCAAACACTTCAAGGTGTTGCAAAAGATGCTGCACCAAAACCGACAGGCGGAGGCTTACTGAGCCCTCTGGGTGGCAATCCTGTTTCTCAGCAAACTGAAATCTTCGGCAGCGATGTTAAAATCCAAGCCGATGAAGCCACAAATTCACTGGTTATTACTGCCAGCAAACAAGACTACGAAACTGTTTTGCACATCTTAAAACAGCTCGATATTGCTCGCGATCAAGTGTTTGTTGAGACCGTGATCATGGAGATGGCGAATAGTGACGCAACCAACTGGGGTATCGGTTATTACAAATACCAAAACGGTGCCGGTAAAGTCGGCTTCTCGAGCAATATCAGTTTGACGGATATGTTATCGCCAACAGGCGGCACTGGAGCGACTCTGGGCTTCGGTAGCGGCGATACAGTGACAGTGACAAACCCAATCGATAAGAGCTCGATCACAATTCCAAGCTTGATCGGGTTTATCAACTTCATCAAGTCGAATACAAAGGCAAACATCCTTTCAACTCCACAAGTTTTAGCTTTGGATAACCAAACAGCTGAGATTGAAGTGGGCGATAAAGTTCCTGTCAGCATCACTTCAACGACAAATGCCGCTGGTCAGATCACAAACTCTGCAAACTTCGAAGAAGCGACGATTAAACTCACTATCAAACCGTTTATCAGCCCCGCTTCTGATACGATCCGCATGGAAGTGGATCAGAAGATCAAGCAGTTGACACAGGTTGCAGCTTTGCCTAAGAATCTTTCTGACAATTCACAGCCTTTGGCGACTCGTAATATCAAAACAACTCTGGTCATCAAAAACGAAGATACTGCCGTATTGGGTGGTTTGATTCGTGACCGCGACTCTGAAACGGTTTCTAAGGTGCCTCTCTTGGGCGACTTGCCAATCATTGGCTGGCTGTTCAAGAGCCGCCAATCGACGAAAGAGAAAGTGAATCTTTTGGTGTTCTTAACTCCAAAAATCATTCGCAACCCTGCTGACCAAAAATCAGTTGTCGATCGTAAACTGGCTGAGCGCTTGAAGTATATTAAATCTCAAGGCGGCAAAGATCCTTATGGCGAAGCTGTAGACCGTCTTGGTAAAAAGACGTCTCAAGTGATTGACGATAACGAGTAA